One segment of Ipomoea triloba cultivar NCNSP0323 chromosome 12, ASM357664v1 DNA contains the following:
- the LOC116000207 gene encoding probable LRR receptor-like serine/threonine-protein kinase At4g36180 has protein sequence MSSIFPALIFCIVLVSSACAAQRSAENLAEIQALNSFKLSVHDPLDALADWDSSSPAAPCDWGGVKCENGRVSELDLPRRQLGGPLTPQIANLRLLRKLSISSNSFNGSVPSSLAKCSLLHSVFLQENSFSGGFPPEVSKLAGLKIFNVAGNKLSGGIPGDLPQSIRYFDLSSNSFTGEIPRNISSLSQLQYINLSSNRLSGEIPASLGELQQLQYLWLADNDLEGTLPSAIANCSSLVNLNAQGNAISGVIPAAIGALPKLQVISLSHNNLSGSIPASMFCSVSVYPPSIRIVQLGFNAFTDIVPPESSLCLTTLKMLDLQQNSIHGNFPLFLTNNSSLTSLDVSGNYFSGKIPSSIGNLWALEELKMANNSFEGVIPVEITNCTSLKILDLGGNQLKGGIPAFLGQLRNLTSLSLGRNQFNGSIPSTFGDLLNLGNLDLGGNALTGSLPEELMSLSSLSTLDLSSNKFSGSMPVSIGNLQQLSVLNLSSNGFSGRIPGSIGSLYKLEALDLSRQNLSGELPFDLSGLPNLQVIALQENKLSGEVPEGFSSLLGLQYLNLSSNSFFGPIPSTFGFLKSLVVLSLSNNRVSGLIPPELGNCSVLEVLSLHSNSLSGQIPVDLSHLSHLRILDLGQNNFTGEIPVDISNCSSLTSLVLDSNHLSSHIPESLSHLSNLVILDLSSNNLTGEIPENFTLLLNLASFNVSNNKLVGQIPSKLGSRLNDPSDYTGNQGLCGKPLSKECEGGGDGKGNRLVMLIAIAASGALLLASCCCFYTYSLLRWRNKLKEKAAAGEKKHSPARASSRTSGGRLSSENGGPKLVMFNNKITLAETIEATRQFDEENVLSRTRFGVVFKACYNDGMVLSVRRLPDGSLDENMFRKEAESLGRVKHRNLTVLRGYYAGPPDLRLLVYDYMPNGNLATLLQEASHQDGHVLNWPMRHLIALGIARGLAFLHTSSILHGDIKPQNVLFDADFEAHLADFGLDKLTLAAPSQPSTSTPVGTLGYVSPEAGLTGETTRESDVYSFGIVLLELLTGKRPVMFTESEDIVKWVKRQLQRGQISELLEPGLLELDPESSEWEEFLLGIKVGLLCTAPDPLNRPTMTDIVFMLEGCRFGPDIPSSADPTCQPSPA, from the coding sequence ATGTCTTCCATCTTCCCTGCACTGATTTTCTGTATTGTTCTCGTTTCCTCTGCATGCGCCGCCCAGCGCAGCGCCGAGAACCTAGCCGAGATCCAGGCGCTGAACTCTTTCAAGCTCAGTGTTCACGATCCGCTTGACGCGCTAGCCGATTGGGACTCGTCCTCGCCGGCGGCTCCCTGCGACTGGGGCGGCGTGAAGTGTGAGAATGGTCGCGTGAGTGAACTCGACCTCCCTCGGCGCCAGCTCGGCGGCCCGCTTACCCCGCAAATCGCTAACCTCCGTTTGCTACGTAAGCTGAGCATCAGCTCCAATTCATTCAACGGGAGCGTTCCTTCCTCCCTCGCGAAATGCTCGCTCCTGCATTCCGTTTTTCTGCAGGAGAATTCGTTCTCCGGCGGATTTCCGCCGGAAGTTTCGAAGCTCGCCGGCCTGAAAATCTTCAATGTCGCCGGGAACAAGCTCTCCGGCGGAATCCCCGGCGACCTCCCGCAGAGTATCCGCTACTTCGATCTCTCGTCCAACTCTTTCACCGGAGAGATACCGAGGAACATTTCGAGCCTCTCGCAGCTCCAGTACATTAACCTCTCGAGCAATCGCTTGTCCGGCGAGATTCCGGCGAGCTTGGGAGAGCTCCAGCAGCTTCAGTACCTCTGGCTTGCGGACAACGATTTGGAAGGGACTCTGCCCTCCGCAATCGCCAACTGCTCATCGCTGGTCAATCTTAACGCCCAAGGCAACGCAATCAGCGGCGTCATTCCCGCCGCCATCGGAGCGCTTCCGAAGCTTCAGGTGATATCTCTATCGCATAACAACCTCTCTGGTTCAATACCGGCTTCGATGTTCTGCAGTGTCTCGGTTTATCCTCCATCTATTCGGATTGTTCAGCTAGGTTTTAATGCATTCACAGATATTGTACCACCTGAATCATCTCTGTGTTTGACTACTTTAAAAATGTTGGATCTCCAGCAGAATAGCATTCACGGCAATTTCCCCCTGTTTTTGACAAACAATTCTTCATTAACTTCTCTAGATGTTTCTGGAAACTACTTTTCCGGCAAAATCCCTAGTTCCATTGGAAATTTATGGGCATTGGAGGAATTGAAAATGGCGAATAACTCGTTTGAGGGTGTCATTCCTGTTGAGATCACTAATTGCACTAGTTTGAAGATCCTTGATCTTGGAGGAAATCAATTGAAAGGTGGGATTCCGGCATTCTTAGGTCAGCTTAGAAACTTGACTAGTTTATCACTGGGTAGAAACCAGTTTAATGGTTCAATTCCTTCAACTTTTGGTGATTTGCTTAATCTTGGGAATCTGGACTTGGGAGGCAATGCTCTCACCGGATCCTTGCCGGAGGAGTTAATGTCGTTGAGCAGCTTGAGTACACTGGACCTCAGTTCAAACAAGTTCTCTGGGAGTATGCCTGTCAGCATTGGGAACTTACAACAGCTTTCTGTTCTGAATTTGAGTAGCAATGGTTTTTCGGGGAGAATTCCGGGCAGTATTGGTAGTCTGTACAAGTTAGAAGCTCTTGATTTGAGTAGGCAGAATTTATCTGGGGAATTGCCATTTGATCTTTCTGGTTTGCCTAACCTGCAAGTGATTGCATTGCAGGAGAATAAGTTATCTGGTGAAGTTCCTGAAGGTTTCAGTAGCTTATTGGGTTTGCAGTATTTGAACCTATCTTCCAATTCATTCTTTGGTCCCATTCCCTCTACTTTTGGCTTCTTGAAGTCATTAGTTGTTCTTTCCTTGTCTAACAATCGAGTTTCTGGTTTGATTCCTCCTGAGTTGGGTAATTGTTCTGTTCTTGAAGTACTGAGCTTGCATTCCAATTCTCTGAGTGGTCAAATCCCTGTTGATCTTTCTCATCTTTCCCATTTGAGGATCCTTGATTTGGGTCAGAACAATTTCACAGGTGAAATCCCAGTAGACATCTCAAATTGTTCATCCTTAACTTCACTGGTACTAGACTCGAATCATCTTTCCAGTCACATACCAGAGTCATTATCCCACCTATCAAATTTAGTGATCTTGGATCTCTCTAGTAACAACCTAACCGGAGAAATCCCAGAAAATTTTACTCTCCTTTTGAACTTGGCAAGCTTCAATGTGTCGAACAACAAGCTGGTTGGTCAGATTCCTTCAAAGTTGGGGTCTCGTTTGAACGACCCATCAGATTACACGGGCAATCAAGGTTTGTGTGGGAAACCCTTGAGCAAAGAATGCGAGGGAGGTGGTGATGGTAAAGGGAATAGGCTGGTTATGTTGATAGCCATAGCTGCAAGTGGAGCTCTTCTCCTAGCCTCATGTTGTTGCTTCTACACCTACAGCTTGTTGAGGTGGCGCAATAAGCTCAAAGAAAAGGCAGCAGCTGGGGAGAAGAAACACAGCCCTGCCAGGGCTAGTTCAAGAACCAGTGGGGGTCGTCTCAGCAGCGAAAACGGTGGACCAAAGCTTGTTATGTTCAACAACAAGATCACATTAGCCGAAACCATAGAAGCCACGAGGCAGTTTGATGAGGAAAACGTGCTGAGCAGGACGCGATTTGGAGTGGTTTTCAAGGCGTGTTACAACGATGGAATGGTGCTGTCAGTCCGAAGGCTCCCGGATGGATCATTAGACGAAAACATGTTCAGGAAAGAAGCAGAATCACTAGGCAGAGTGAAACACAGGAACCTAACAGTTCTCCGGGGCTACTATGCTGGCCCCCCGGACCTCAGGCTCCTAGTATATGACTACATGCCCAACGGCAACCTCGCCACATTGCTGCAAGAAGCATCCCACCAAGACGGCCACGTTCTCAACTGGCCAATGCGCCATCTCATCGCGCTAGGCATTGCCCGAGGCCTCGCTTTCCTTCACACATCCTCAATTCTCCATGGAGACATCAAGCCCCAAAATGTCCTTTTCGACGCAGACTTTGAAGCTCACCTAGCAGACTTTGGCCTAGACAAGCTCACATTGGCTGCCCCATCACAGCCCTCTACTTCAACCCCGGTTGGCACCCTAGGCTACGTATCACCCGAAGCAGGACTAACAGGCGAAACCACGAGAGAATCAGATGTGTACAGCTTCGGGATTGTGTTACTGGAGCTCCTCACCGGAAAACGGCCCGTGATGTTCACGGAAAGTGAAGACATTGTTAAATGGGTGAAGAGACAATTGCAGAGAGGCCAAATCTCGGAGTTGCTAGAACCAGGATTGTTGGAGCTCGACCCTGAATCCTCAGAATGGGAAGAATTCTTGTTAGGGATCAAAGTTGGATTGCTTTGCACCGCTCCTGATCCCCTTAACCGTCCCACCATGACCGACATTGTCTTCATGCTCGAAGGTTGCCGGTTCGGACCGGACATCCCTTCCTCGGCCGATCCCACCTGCCAACCGTCCCCCGCCTGA
- the LOC116000208 gene encoding zinc finger CCCH domain-containing protein 44-like has protein sequence MDSLQPAVASTAAAAVVAGDAVVVGGEAASAVAVGVARTSGGSEKRKRGRPPRGQVTVTPKPQQPRKILEEEDVCFICFDGGSLVLCDRKGCPKAYHPSCIKRDESYFSSKAKWNCGWHICSVCQKASHYMCYTCTYSLCKGCTKNADYVCVRGNKGFCSTCMKTIMLIENKDEANKEKVQVDFDDITTWEYLFKVYWIDLKGKLSLTLNELIQAKRLVNEASIGSVVGGRVDQAEVRGGSETAIACLSTENVTSADNSETEKFWYYRDPTGKIQGPFSTSQLRGWSNGGFFPPDLKVWKNDEHDQAVLLTDVLHQQSQKSSQITGDVAVQSSGLGAVSDNKGSFGLHDSSSGTVSESEQTKILLPQGVEKVCLNVSNENVRTHESGTHSFLDLLKGNTSLSDKSQEHSQLHLSSQVKMHVGVTPLEKGFEGGRFHSFSGHGNQNSCGSTAFQETVVQGHEMHSNSKNCSVQSSGQNWESLPITTSKPMHSVTHFASVPKTEPPEQNGRMNFTALLNHTPEVQAAEELLSLSSGFPIQRSNIRDVSSPSPSGEDMCGRTTETKEHSTSNVPVQDSGRSWSSASSLVINEWDSGLVSNPPLKAAPETVGDHVATPTSDTDHLTTSSPPHLISNVSNWQPIEFTTLDEESVSDLLAEVDALESQSGLGSPASALRCSKETIPRCKNEYFNFFEELNPMPDPAKNVPLGSLHHDR, from the exons ATGGATAGCTTGCAGCCGGCGGTGGCTtccacggcggcggcggcggtggtggcCGGCGATGCTGTGGTAGTTGGAGGAGAGGCGGCGTCTGCTGTTGCTGTGGGAGTCGCGAGGACTTCCGGCGGCTCGGAGAAGCGGAAGCGCGGCCGGCCGCCGCGGGGACAGGTGACGGTCACGCCGAAGCCTCAACAACCGAGGAAGATATTGGAGGAGGAGGATGTTTGCTTTATATGCTTCGATGGCGGTTCTCTCGTGCTGTGCGATCGGAA GGGCTGCCCAAAAGCATACCATCCGTCTTGTATTAAGCGGGACGAGTCATATTTCTCCTCCAAGGCTAAGTGGAATTGCG GTTGGCATATATGCAGTGTGTGTCAGAAGGCTTCTCACTATATGTGCTACACTTGTACATATTCATTGTGCAAGGGTTGCACTAAAAATGCTGATTACGTGTGCGTTAGAGGAAACAAAGGATTTTGCTCTACGTGCATGAAAACTATCATGCTGATTGAAAATAAAGATGAAGCAAATAAGGAGAAG GTTCAAGTAGACTTTGATGACATAACTACATGGGAGTATCTTTTCAAAGTATACTGGATTGATTTAAAAGGAAAGCTATCATTAACTTTAAATGAGCTCATTCAAGCCAAACGTCTTGTCAACGAAGCATCTATTGGCTCAGTGGTTGGTGGTCGGGTAGATCAAGCAGAGGTTAGAGGTGGATCTGAAACTGCAATTGCATGTCTTTCCACAGAGAATGTAACGTCTGCTGATAATAGTGAAACAGAAAAGTTTTGGTATTACCGTGATCCTACTGGTAAAATACAGGGACCTTTTTCAACGAGTCAATTGAGGGGGTGGAGTAATGGAGGATTCTTCCCACCTGATCTGAAGGTATGGAAAAATGATGAACATGATCAAGCAGTACTTTTAACTGATGTGTTGCATCAACAGTCCCAAAAATCTTCGCAAATCACGGGTGATGTAGCAGTCCAGTCTTCGGGGCTTGGAGCAGTGTCAGATAACAAAGGCAGTTTTGGGTTGCATGACAGTTCTAGTGGAACAGTGAGTGAAAGTGAACAGACAAAAATCCTCCTGCCTCAAGGTGTTGAAAAGGTCTGTTTGAATGTTAGCAATGAAAATGTAAGGACGCATGAGTCAGGTACCCATTCTTTCTTGGATTTGTTGAAGGGTAATACTTCTCTTTCTGACAAATCCCAAGAACATAGCCAGCTTCATTTATCCAGTCAAGTAAAGATGCATGTAGGTGTCACACCGCTTGAAAAAGGCTTCGAAGGTGGTAGATTTCATTCTTTTTCAGGGCACGGAAATCAGAACTCATGTGGAAGCACTGCATTTCAGGAAACTGTAGTTCAGGGCCACGAGATGCACTCTAATTCTAAGAACTGTTCGGTTCAATCATCTGGACAAAACTGGGAATCCTTACCAATAACAACCTCAAAACCTATGCACTCTGTCACTCATTTTGCTTCAGTTCCCAAAACTGAACCGCCTGAGCAGAATGGCAGAATGAATTTCACAGCTCTCCTCAACCATACACCGGAAGTTCAAGCTGCAGAAGAATTGCTTTCCTTGTCTTCAGGTTTTCCTATTCAACGTTCTAATATCCGTGATGTGTCAAGTCCTTCACCAAGTGGTGAAGATATGTGTGGTCGGACTACAGAAACCAAGGAACACTCAACTTCAAATGTCCCCGTTCAAGACTCTGGCAGAAGCTGGAGCAGTGCTTCTAGTCTAGTTATTAATGAATGGGATTCTGGCCTAGTCTCTAATCCACCACTGAAAGCAGCACCAGAAACAGTGGGCGATCATGTTGCCACTCCTACTTCCGATACCGACCATCTTACTACTTCCTCTCCACCTCATCTTATTTCAAATGTATCCAACTGGCAGCCAATTGAGTTCACTACTCTGGATGAGGAATCAGTATCTGATCTGCTAGCTGAAGTGGATGCTCTGGAGTCTCAAAGTGGCTTGGGCTCACCAGCTTCAGCCTTGAGATGCAGCAAGGAAACAATACCAAGGTGCAAGAATGAATACTTCAACTTCTTCGAGGAGCTAAACCCTATGCCTGATCCTGCAAAAAACGTCCCCCTTGGTTCACTCCATCATGACAGATGA
- the LOC116000212 gene encoding uncharacterized protein LOC116000212, translating into MGEDKLEQPGGDETIIPTINRRIGGEGGENDAVNLVKDGGVEGSASSSASPSLQSPSSKNKGKSCKGCLYYSSTLKSKSRNPLCVGITRSFPQVPRYIVGESEAEASKEGRSLTDFRYACVGYSVYSDQNSHPTDGQETPTELPACVGLEILLDKRTGPANPAPVHAHNREEGLGTPQPPRPYKPAHSAGDEFLSRFSRNATLVAMGVVKNLRKVGNRIKESIDDILYRRPK; encoded by the exons ATGGGTGAAGACAAATTGGAGCAGCCCGGCGGAGACGAGACAATAATACCTACGATAAACCGACGCATCGGCGGCGAAGGCGGTGAAAACGACGCCGTAAACCTAGTCAAAGACGGCGGAGTTGAAGGATCAGCTTCTTCTTCCGCTTCCCCATCATTGCAATCGCCATCTTCCAAAAACAAAGGAAAGTCGTGCAAAGGATGTTTGTATTATTCCTCAACCCTCAAGTCCAAGTCTCGCAATCCCCTCTGCGTTGGCATCACTCGTTCCTTTCCCCAAG TACCTCGATACATTGTTGGGGAATCAGAGGCAGAAGCTTCTAAAGAGGGCAGGAGTCTTACGGATTTCAGATATGCTTGCGTTGGTTATTCTGTTTACTCGGATCAAAATTCTCATCCAACTGATGGGCAAGAAACACCAACAGAATTACCAGCCTGTGTTGGCCTTGAG ATTCTACTTGATAAAAGAACTGGTCCAGCAAATCCTGCTCCTGTCCACGCTCATAATCGGGAAG AGGGTCTTGGAACACCTCAGCCTCCTCGTCCTTACAAACCAGCTCACTCAGCTGGGGATGAATTCCTGAGCAG GTTCTCTAGGAATGCAACCCTGGTTGCCATGGGGGTAGTCAAGAACTTGCGTAAAGTAGGGAACAGAATAAAGGAAAGCATTGATGACATCCTTTACCGACGGCCAAAATGA
- the LOC116000211 gene encoding GATA transcription factor 6-like: MLYRTQHHSFLNPFTFSLTPPPPPPSSAVSVQGMECALKSCVRPEMAAKTAAHTVGCLENEFPAVGGGGGEDFSVDDLLDLSNGFSEEYEEKTEVPEEKAGENSSLVFVSVVPEKRQEETVGVSFCIEKDFSCFPGGELNAPADDLDSLEWLSHFVEEDSFSGYSLTYPAGKLPPLPENKNRVQAEIPVRDNPSFTTPVQTKARSKRARTGVRVWLSGSPSLTESSTSSSSSTMSSSPPHPFLTAESLIGIPPAKKQKKKPTQTAAAGQPRRCSHCGVQKTPQWRAGPLGAKTLCNACGVRFKSGRLLPEYRPACSPTFSSQLHSNNHRKVLEMRRKKESEASPGFAPPPVQSF; this comes from the exons ATGCTTTACCGAACTCAACACCACTCTTTTCTCAACCCTTTTACCTTCTCCCTAACTcctccgcctccgccgccgTCCTCCGCCGTGTCCGTTCAG GGAATGGAGTGTGCGTTGAAGAGCTGTGTTAGGCCGGAGATGGCGGCGAAGACGGCGGCCCACACGGTGGGgtgtttggaaaatgagttTCCGGCGGTGGggggcggcggcggcgaagATTTCTCCGTTGACGACCTCCTCGACTTGTCGAATGGGTTTTCCGAGGAGTACGAGGAGAAAACAGAGGTGCCGGAGGAAAAGGCTGGGGAAAATTCGTCTTTGGTGTTTGTCTCTGTTGTGCCGGAAAAGCGGCAAGAAGAAACGGTGGGCGTTAGTTTTTGTATTGAAAAagatttttcttgctttccCGGCGGAGAGCTTAATGCTCCG GCGGATGATTTGGATAGCCTTGAATGGCTGTCTCATTTCGTGGAAGAAGACTCGTTTTCCGGCTACTCTCTAACATACCCCGCCGGAAAACTTCCGCCGCTGCCGGAAAACAAGAACCGGGTTCAGGCCGAAATTCCGGTCCGGGACAATCCCAGCTTTACCACCCCGGTTCAGACCAAGGCGAGAAGCAAACGAGCCAGAACCGGTGTCCGAGTTTGGCTGAGCGGTTCGCCGTCGCTGACCGAGTCATCCACCTCGTCGTCTTCATCGACGATGTCCTCGTCCCCTCCACACCCATTTTTAACAGCCGAGTCATTGATAGGGATACCGCCGGCGAAGAAACAGAAAAAGAAGCCGACCCAAACCGCCGCCGCCGGTCAGCCACGGCGGTGCAGCCATTGCGGCGTCCAAAAAACCCCACAGTGGCGGGCCGGTCCGCTCGGAGCCAAGACGCTCTGCAACGCCTGTGGGGTCCGGTTCAAGTCCGGCCGCCTCCTCCCGGAGTACCGCCCGGCCTGCAGCCCCACCTTCTCCAGCCAGCTCCACTCCAACAACCACCGGAAAGTCCTGGAGATGCGGCGGAAGAAAGAATCCGAAGCCTCGCCGGGATTCGCTCCGCCGCCGGTCCAgagtttttga